One Danio rerio strain Tuebingen ecotype United States chromosome 7, GRCz12tu, whole genome shotgun sequence genomic window, aaactaatgttagaGTTGTAGTCGGCTGTATTTTTGCCTCCCGTTTTCTCTCTCCTGCTCCCTCCATGCTGGTTATTTCTGTAGGTCCGCCTTtatgacagctgattggtcaggagaccgatctatcatcatttggcgacAAAGCGCGGGAATATAAAAAGCATGTCGGGAAGAGCGGGAGAGAaagcgctttttcctttgatctcgtttttcgtgCATTTTCTGACACGATtatgatttttgttgtttttgcttaactttcgtttgggcaaaattattttgcattacttttgcccacgttgagaaattttgtgaggtttttatatttttatttcaattgatttgtatgttattttttgCCTTGGCTCCTTCCCAACAATACTGAGGTTTACCTACTCAAGTTCACTCTTTTCTcagagtaaggtggatagggaagatgtcatacgatttccattttgcaaacacgttgaaaatgtattgttaaagacatcaggtaagaggtaaAGATcatctttgtatttattttattttacagtacagtataggGAAGACTGCGGCGCACTGCGCTGAAGACCTTTTtatcttttcatcagttttagcaAGTTAAGAGCGGTTATTCATgagttaaaattgttttgttatatttctttcttttgcttggCTTCACAATTGTCCCCTTACTCAAGTTTAACTCATTTTTGTTTGATCCTTTGTTtgaatttgctactttattatattatttttattagtgtaaatatttctcttttttgtatatatttgggcatttttctggtttcacttttgtaGATTAAATCACTttagttggcagttctgttgcttacaccctcacattgtgagGTTTTGTGTAAGTTGTGAAACAGTTACGATAGATAGACGTGTGCTTTGTCTACGACACAAATTCCATTCCAGTACtccactggaaaaccaaaatgttcccacacagatgacttaaatgtgtctgggggatctggAATCTCAGTACTGtgtgaagcagccatcctgcATACAGTAGTAACTGAGTGTGATGCTTTCTTAAGTCACATCACATGACATGCACTTGGAAAATACTAACTtaagaatataatatttaaaacaaaagctcatcattactaaaacaatttaatcaaatgtgataaatatgtttaaattggttcaattagttagagacaagtgatgtcaacctcaacaatgggcagcagggggcatAAGAATATCGCGGTATGCCACGAGTTTCAAGATacgtatcgtggttggtgtatTGTGATATTTCGGGtcggttttaatatcgttacatccctactgaCAATATCTGgaataaacattataaaattcTAGTAATTTTAAGACATGTGGGAACCCGGTACGCTACAAGTGATGAAGAGGTTTCATGAGTTCATAAGCAGTACAAAAGAGCAAAACAAAGGCAATGATCGTCAACACTTTCACACATGCTTTTTAAAGCAGTTGTTTTAGTCAACACAACAAGGATTTCACAGCTCATAATGTAATGCAGTGACACAGggtagtaaaaaaacaaaaatcagtaCCACACTTGGTCTTATAATAAACCattaaattaaaagataattATCTTGATAGataataattattttgatttcatgctcACATCAAATGCATCAGGACTCAACATTCAACACTTACCCCAAGCCACAAGCACACTTTATCTGTAGGTGGAACAGAGGCCTTGCAGTAGACGTTATCAGCCAACAGAAAATGTGTCTCCATGGGATCTGTGGTGTCCTTTGATTTgatatgcataaataaaaataaataaagaggaaTTCTGGTGAAGCAGAACAATACACTTGCTGCATCTCaaaaatttatcatttaaaatgtaattttagggCGAATTTCATAACTATCTTACTGTATTgtaataatttgtttttgattataatattaaaaaacctctgttaatattataatattaaaaaacaaaatcacctTAATTATGCTTATATGATTTATTGTATTAAGATCATTTGTTTACaaagatgaaaaataaaatattgaaatgttcattTTTCCCCTCAATTACACAGCCCTAGAAGCAAAAGAGCACAAAAAGATCTATAACATGTATAGAGAAAAAGACTGACTTTAAATGACAGGCTGATTGACAGGCCAGTTTATGATGAATAGACACATTTATGTGTATGTTAAAGACACAATTATGACACGTGATCTAATATGTGACTGCTCTTCTGCAACacactacaaaaaaaatatttatatacatttattaaaaaaagtatatatataaatatatatatatatatatatatatatatatatatatatatatatacttctcaCAAGGAGTACATGAAAGAAATCCTAAAAGCAGTAAATAACTTTGAGAAATCATTTTAAGTAATTTTAGACTGAACTTTGATTTGTTTCTGTGAAGCAATTTTGAGacaaattttctttttaaatcaccaTTAATTAAGAAATGAGCTTACCTTCTTTTTCTGCATGTGCCGTAGGATTTCTAATGTCTGTTTGATTTGTGGAATTTGGCTTTTCAACCTGAAACAGAGggaaaaaatgtcaacaattataGTCTGCAAAAACAACTTGTAGCCACATATACGCATGCTATCCAGagcactttacagtaaggttttattagttaatgcatatactaacataaacaaacaatgaaacatACATTTATGACAGTATTAGATGTTCGTTAACAGTAgttcatgaaaatacagttgttcattgttagttcatgttaactcacgatacattaactaatattaagcATAAATTTGGATGTTATTGATGCATTAGTACATTTATGTAGAACTATGATCAATAAATGCTGTGCAAGTGTTGTTAATCATTGGTTGTGTCAGTAAATACATTACCCAATGAAATCTTATTGTAATTTGTGACTGAAAGATTGACTTCTTTTTACAGCACAACGTAGAACAGATCAAAACCAAACCTGAGTTTCTTCTGCCCCAGATTGAGCTCCATGTATTTATATTTCTGATATTGTTCATCCAGCTTCCTCAGCACGGCGTCTGCTGTGTCATTGCCCGGCTGCTTCATGAAGGCGTCCACATCTTCCTACAGAACACACAATGTGTTTCACATCTGGTTAATTAAGGCTTATAATTAACAAAGCGGTTTTTGAGAGCCAGTTATTCACATGTTCTCTGTCACTCAAAGCTCACATTCAAGACATGAGCAAGCAATCCCTGCACCCTTATAAGGAGAAGAACAAGGCGCTTTCTTACTTAAAGCCGTTTAAAGACGAACAAACCAACACAGACAGAAACATGTCGACAGCATGGACATGAAAATTAACTATATATCCCTTTCGCACTGACCACAAATATTGCTTCAGGGATTCCGAGGTGTTTTTTCTTATTTGCAGCTCCTGCATTGCCACTTTCTATGGTCGTCGCCATTTTGGAGAGACTTACGACTCTTCCTCTTTGACGCACGCGCACGCTGTTCTTACGCACGGGCGCCGCGTGCATAATAAAAGTGACTTTCTTCTTCTTATAACAATGAGCAGGTGATGATTTCATCTGGCCATTTTGTCATTAATTTCTTTTTATatcatatttaaattcaaatgtagtccATCTGTCTTTGTTAACgtatgttttttaataatatcCGA contains:
- the vbp1 gene encoding prefoldin subunit 3; translation: MATTIESGNAGAANKKKHLGIPEAIFVEDVDAFMKQPGNDTADAVLRKLDEQYQKYKYMELNLGQKKLRLKSQIPQIKQTLEILRHMQKKKDTTDPMETHFLLADNVYCKASVPPTDKVCLWLGANVMLEYDIDAAQALLEKNLATASRNLDSLEEDLDFLRDQFTTTEVNMARVYNWDVKRRSKDNLLKSAERS